A segment of the Pedosphaera parvula Ellin514 genome:
GCTGCAATCATCGGTAATCACAACCTCGTAAGGCAGGTTCAAAGGGTCAACGGCCTCGCGGATCGCTGCGATTAAATGCCGCAGATTCCCCTCCTCATTGTAGCAAGGGATGACGAGACTCAAAATAGGTGCTGGATCGCTCATGAGCTTTGCTTACGACTTCCGGAAACTCGCTATTTTCGTCCGTGGAACTCTGCAATCGCATCGCACACTTTGTCGGCATCCTCCACTGGCATTTCGCCGTGGACTGGCAGTGACAATATTTCTTTCACTGCGGCCTCTGTCTTCGGCAAGCTCGGAATGTTGCTGAACTTCGAGGTGACTGCTGGCTGTTGGTGGTTCGGTACCGGATAATGAATGCCGGTCTCGATTCCTTTTTCCTTCAAAAACTTTTGCAACTCATCGCGTTTCTGCACGCGGATCACGTACATGTGATAAACCGCCTTCGCCCACGGCATTTCCTTGGGGGTGACTACGAGTCCTTTGAGGCGTTGATTGTAGCGGGCGGCCACGGCGCGGCGTTGGTCATTGAAACCGTCCAGATGTTTCAGCATGACCCGTCCAATTGCGCCTTGGATCTCATTGAAGCGCACATTAAAGCCGGTGAATTCGTGCAGGTACTTATCCTTGCGACCGTGATTGCGGAGCATCCGCACTTTCTCGGCGAGTGCGTCGTCATTGGTCGTCAAACAACCGCCGTCGCCGAGCACGGTCAGATTCTTGGAAGGGAAGAAAGAGTAAGCGCCGAAATTGCCCATGGAACCGACGGTTTTGCCGTTGTATTTGGCACCCTGTGCCTGGGCGCAATCTTCAATTACCCAAAGCTTATGCTTCGACGCAATCGCCAGGATGCGGTCCACGTTCACCGGATGACCGTAGAGATGAACTGGAATGATGCCAACTGTTCGGGGTGTGATCGCAGCCTCCACTTGGTCCACATCCATGCAA
Coding sequences within it:
- a CDS encoding DegT/DnrJ/EryC1/StrS family aminotransferase — translated: MQKIPLSKCFVNDEVRNAAIRALESGQYILGKECKAFEEEIAAHTGTKHCILGSSWTMIVYMLHLAQEVKPGDEIIVPSHTAFPTMEPLIHCGAKPVFVDIDDTFCMDVDQVEAAITPRTVGIIPVHLYGHPVNVDRILAIASKHKLWVIEDCAQAQGAKYNGKTVGSMGNFGAYSFFPSKNLTVLGDGGCLTTNDDALAEKVRMLRNHGRKDKYLHEFTGFNVRFNEIQGAIGRVMLKHLDGFNDQRRAVAARYNQRLKGLVVTPKEMPWAKAVYHMYVIRVQKRDELQKFLKEKGIETGIHYPVPNHQQPAVTSKFSNIPSLPKTEAAVKEILSLPVHGEMPVEDADKVCDAIAEFHGRK